A genomic window from Micromonospora sp. WMMA1947 includes:
- a CDS encoding toxin HicA produces the protein MPSIARLVEAMRKSQQNVAYNDLYRVCEHYFGKPRQAGTSHAVFKMPWAGDPRVNIQDDKGKAKAYQVRQVLKAIDKKEAM, from the coding sequence GTGCCGTCCATAGCCAGGCTCGTTGAAGCGATGCGCAAGAGCCAGCAGAACGTCGCGTACAACGATCTCTATCGGGTCTGCGAACACTACTTCGGCAAGCCGCGGCAGGCCGGCACGTCCCACGCCGTGTTCAAGATGCCGTGGGCGGGAGACCCGCGCGTCAACATCCAGGACGACAAGGGCAAGGCCAAGGCCTATCAGGTACGGCAGGTGCTCAAGGCGATCGACAAGAAGGAGGCCATGTGA
- a CDS encoding L,D-transpeptidase family protein: protein MQRVRFLARATALAVVVLVGVGACALDPQADGAGGSTPGPVGLTEGASGASASPTPEQPVTSPSAQPSRTASPKPSRSPEATKTTKPKPKPSASAGCPQGEHQRAVETYLTRLGGFGTLTVDGEQSAADCAAIKKFQVRYGISPSSGRAGPTTYDVAKRLAATDTARCKAGSRLTFCVDLTRQTVWAMRGGKVVMGPTVTRTGMSGYATPAGTYSVGRKNPREWSNPYEVWLPYWQQFNGGIGFHETTTYLHNGAIGSHGCVNLLHRDAVRLWELGSVGTRVVVIGRRPGT from the coding sequence ATGCAGCGTGTCCGGTTTCTCGCACGGGCCACCGCCCTGGCGGTGGTCGTGCTGGTCGGTGTCGGCGCCTGCGCGCTCGATCCGCAGGCGGACGGCGCCGGGGGGAGCACCCCCGGCCCGGTCGGGCTGACGGAGGGCGCATCGGGGGCGAGCGCGTCGCCCACGCCGGAACAGCCGGTCACGTCCCCGTCGGCGCAGCCGAGCCGGACGGCCTCGCCGAAACCCTCCCGGTCGCCGGAGGCGACGAAGACGACGAAGCCCAAGCCGAAGCCGAGCGCGTCCGCCGGGTGCCCGCAGGGGGAGCACCAGCGGGCCGTGGAGACGTACCTGACCCGGCTGGGCGGCTTCGGGACGCTGACCGTGGACGGCGAGCAGTCCGCCGCCGACTGCGCGGCGATCAAGAAGTTCCAGGTCCGGTACGGGATCAGCCCGTCCTCCGGTCGCGCCGGTCCCACCACGTACGACGTGGCGAAGCGGCTCGCCGCCACCGACACCGCGCGGTGCAAGGCCGGTTCCCGGCTCACCTTCTGCGTCGACCTGACCCGGCAGACGGTCTGGGCGATGCGCGGCGGGAAGGTGGTGATGGGGCCGACCGTCACCCGCACCGGCATGTCGGGCTACGCCACCCCGGCCGGTACGTACTCGGTGGGCCGGAAGAACCCGCGCGAGTGGTCCAACCCGTACGAGGTGTGGCTGCCGTACTGGCAGCAGTTCAACGGCGGGATCGGCTTCCACGAGACCACCACCTACCTGCACAACGGCGCGATCGGCTCGCACGGCTGCGTGAACCTGCTGCACCGCGACGCGGTACGCCTCTGGGAGCTGGGTTCGGTCGGCACCCGCGTGGTCGTGATCGGCCGCCGCCCCGGCACCTGA
- a CDS encoding GNAT family N-acetyltransferase, producing the protein MGGTDALLWREFGDDDLPALTGLAQACLATDGGLPLFGRTPLVRARLLQTRTHGAWSGGDLVAAVGVGDGRTPATATGLVHPAWRGRGLGGALLDWAEKHAGDAGLLVTTETWNAGAEELFAARDYTRTFLEWVLRHGLDALPEVAAPDGVTVEPAALGPELFATYRASFADRPGFVEPEADEWLGDLRDDEDFRPELTLLARGPDGAAAGFVTVLDNWIDQVGVVPGWRGRRVGAYLVARVLRGLADAGADAAWLCVNDDNPAAGLYRRLGFRDFGRRARYLHD; encoded by the coding sequence GTGGGTGGGACGGATGCGCTTCTGTGGCGGGAGTTCGGCGACGACGACCTGCCCGCGCTGACCGGTCTGGCGCAGGCGTGCCTCGCCACTGACGGCGGGTTGCCGCTGTTCGGGCGTACCCCGTTGGTGCGGGCGCGGCTGCTCCAGACGCGTACCCACGGGGCGTGGTCCGGCGGCGACCTGGTCGCGGCCGTCGGGGTCGGCGACGGGCGGACGCCGGCCACCGCCACCGGCCTGGTGCACCCCGCGTGGCGCGGTCGCGGGCTCGGCGGCGCGCTGCTCGACTGGGCCGAGAAGCACGCCGGCGACGCTGGGCTGCTGGTCACCACGGAGACGTGGAACGCGGGCGCGGAGGAGTTGTTCGCCGCACGCGACTACACGCGGACGTTCCTGGAGTGGGTGCTGCGGCACGGCCTCGACGCGTTGCCCGAGGTCGCCGCGCCGGACGGGGTGACGGTGGAGCCTGCCGCGCTGGGGCCGGAGCTGTTCGCCACCTACCGCGCGTCGTTCGCCGACCGGCCCGGATTCGTCGAGCCGGAGGCCGACGAGTGGCTGGGTGACCTGCGCGACGACGAGGACTTCCGGCCGGAGCTGACGCTGCTCGCGCGCGGCCCGGACGGCGCGGCGGCCGGCTTCGTCACGGTGCTCGACAACTGGATCGACCAGGTCGGCGTGGTGCCCGGGTGGCGCGGGCGGCGAGTCGGCGCGTACCTGGTGGCGCGTGTGCTGCGCGGCCTCGCCGACGCGGGCGCGGACGCCGCGTGGCTCTGCGTCAACGACGACAACCCGGCGGCCGGGCTGTACCGGCGGCTCGGCTTCCGCGACTTCGGCCGCCGCGCCCGCTACCTCCATGACTGA
- a CDS encoding zinc metalloprotease, translating into MHRKPTIHLAVLVAAAATFLTAGGASATPAPVAASPAAAECEPGADNHSAARVREGATAKEPALYSTNEAKAYGVIKDSPRIANGSVTVPTIFHMISDHELSAAEKARWNTLISAQMTVLNDSFAGRTAADASDTPFRFSLVDTTWTVNNAWYTVVPGKNERDMKKALYTGDSRTLNVYAANIGDGLLGWAYFPKGYNNGRDYIDGVVMLDESMPGGTAGKYALGDTLTHEVGHWLMLEHTFAHGCSASGDFVADTPREAAPQFNCPIGADTCTAPGLDPIHNFMDYTQDSCMNMFTPGQADRMSDAWVAFRASGKG; encoded by the coding sequence ATGCACAGGAAACCGACGATCCACCTGGCAGTGCTCGTCGCTGCCGCCGCCACCTTCCTGACCGCCGGGGGAGCCTCCGCCACGCCCGCACCCGTGGCCGCCTCGCCCGCCGCCGCCGAGTGCGAGCCCGGCGCCGACAACCACAGCGCCGCCCGGGTACGCGAGGGCGCCACCGCCAAGGAGCCCGCGCTCTACTCGACGAACGAGGCCAAGGCGTACGGCGTCATCAAGGACTCGCCGCGCATCGCAAACGGCAGCGTCACCGTGCCGACGATCTTCCACATGATCTCCGACCACGAGCTGAGCGCGGCCGAGAAGGCTCGCTGGAACACGCTCATCTCGGCGCAGATGACGGTGCTCAACGACTCGTTCGCGGGTCGTACGGCGGCCGACGCCTCGGACACGCCGTTCCGCTTCTCGCTGGTCGACACCACGTGGACCGTGAACAACGCCTGGTACACGGTGGTGCCGGGCAAGAACGAGCGGGACATGAAGAAGGCGCTCTACACCGGCGACTCGCGCACCCTGAACGTCTACGCGGCGAACATCGGGGACGGGCTGCTCGGCTGGGCGTACTTCCCGAAGGGCTACAACAACGGCCGCGACTACATCGACGGCGTGGTGATGCTCGACGAGTCGATGCCGGGCGGCACGGCCGGCAAGTACGCGCTCGGCGACACGCTGACGCACGAGGTCGGGCACTGGCTGATGCTGGAGCACACGTTCGCGCACGGCTGTTCCGCGTCCGGCGACTTCGTGGCCGACACGCCGCGTGAGGCGGCGCCGCAGTTCAACTGCCCGATCGGGGCGGACACCTGCACCGCGCCGGGGCTGGACCCGATCCACAACTTCATGGACTACACGCAGGACTCCTGCATGAACATGTTCACCCCGGGCCAGGCCGACCGGATGAGCGACGCCTGGGTCGCGTTCCGCGCCAGCGGCAAGGGCTGA
- a CDS encoding cold shock domain-containing protein, with translation MPTGRVKWYDAAKGYGFVTSDEGGDVFLPKGALPAGVADLKGGQRVDFSVVDSRRGAQAMGVKLLEAPPSVAELRRRPAEELHGLVEDMIKVLEAKVQPDLRRGRFPDRKTSQKIAQLVHAVARELEV, from the coding sequence GTGCCGACGGGTCGAGTGAAGTGGTACGACGCCGCCAAGGGGTACGGGTTCGTCACCAGTGACGAGGGTGGCGACGTGTTCCTGCCGAAGGGCGCGCTACCGGCGGGTGTCGCCGACCTGAAGGGTGGCCAGCGGGTCGATTTCAGCGTGGTCGACAGCCGGCGGGGCGCCCAGGCGATGGGGGTCAAGCTGCTGGAGGCGCCGCCGTCGGTGGCGGAGCTGCGCCGCCGGCCGGCCGAGGAACTCCACGGCCTGGTGGAAGACATGATCAAGGTGCTGGAGGCGAAGGTCCAGCCGGACCTGCGCCGGGGTCGCTTCCCGGATCGGAAGACCTCCCAGAAGATCGCTCAGCTGGTCCACGCGGTGGCGCGCGAGCTGGAGGTCTGA
- a CDS encoding TetR/AcrR family transcriptional regulator: protein MSIRARRERERAERERAIVTAARDLAESEGWDAVTTRRLAAEIEYSQPVLYSHFRGKDAIMAAVAVEGCAELAVELAAARAAATDPRAAVAGIATAYAAFAERRPALYDAIFTLPVALSFASQDTPVELARAFAELAETLRPFAGDDDLETFTETFWSGLHGQVTLMRDGRLRRAEHARRLALLVDRFTRLG, encoded by the coding sequence ATGTCGATTCGGGCGCGCCGGGAGCGGGAGCGGGCGGAAAGGGAACGGGCGATCGTCACCGCCGCCCGCGACCTGGCCGAGTCGGAGGGCTGGGACGCGGTCACCACCCGTCGGCTGGCCGCCGAGATCGAGTACAGCCAGCCCGTCCTCTACAGCCACTTCCGGGGCAAGGACGCCATCATGGCGGCCGTCGCCGTGGAGGGCTGCGCCGAGTTGGCCGTCGAACTCGCCGCCGCCCGGGCCGCCGCGACCGACCCGCGGGCCGCGGTGGCCGGCATCGCCACGGCGTACGCCGCGTTCGCCGAACGCCGGCCCGCTCTCTACGACGCGATCTTCACCCTCCCTGTCGCTCTCTCCTTCGCCAGCCAGGACACCCCGGTCGAGCTGGCCCGGGCCTTCGCCGAGCTGGCCGAGACGCTGCGTCCATTCGCCGGTGACGACGACCTCGAGACGTTCACCGAGACGTTCTGGAGCGGGCTGCACGGCCAGGTCACGCTGATGCGCGACGGCCGGCTGCGGCGGGCGGAACACGCGCGGCGGCTGGCCCTCCTGGTCGACCGCTTCACCCGGCTAGGGTGA
- a CDS encoding TIGR03089 family protein yields MATRAPAAVATDEPLLTYLDDATGEHTELTGPQLGEWTARSAGLLRDGCGLRPGDRVAVLLPPHWRTAAVLLGAWSVGLTVSFRPRALAGLPVLEPGADRPYDAVFVTPERLDDWLEDVPEGTHRYLVGTGPGSLGEVPPGWLDWSAEVLRHPTDPPDYTAVDPSGPATADGTSFGAWRRLAAEIATQMDLHPGDRLVVDPTEDEQPLKWLLAPLSARATVLIHVTSASSPR; encoded by the coding sequence ATGGCCACCCGCGCACCCGCCGCCGTCGCGACCGACGAGCCGCTGCTGACCTACCTCGACGACGCCACCGGCGAGCACACCGAGCTGACCGGGCCGCAACTGGGCGAGTGGACGGCCCGCAGCGCCGGACTCCTGCGCGACGGGTGCGGGCTGCGCCCCGGTGACCGCGTGGCGGTGCTGCTGCCGCCGCACTGGCGTACCGCGGCGGTGCTGCTCGGCGCCTGGTCAGTCGGGTTGACGGTGTCGTTCCGTCCCCGCGCTCTGGCCGGGTTGCCGGTGCTCGAGCCGGGCGCGGACCGGCCGTACGACGCGGTGTTCGTGACCCCGGAACGCCTTGACGACTGGCTGGAGGACGTACCCGAGGGGACACACCGCTACCTGGTGGGCACCGGGCCGGGGTCGCTCGGCGAGGTGCCGCCCGGCTGGCTGGACTGGTCGGCCGAGGTGCTGCGGCACCCCACCGACCCGCCGGACTACACCGCCGTCGACCCGTCCGGCCCGGCCACGGCGGACGGCACCAGCTTCGGCGCGTGGCGACGCCTGGCCGCCGAGATCGCCACCCAGATGGACCTGCATCCCGGTGACCGCCTCGTGGTCGACCCGACCGAGGACGAGCAGCCCTTGAAGTGGCTGCTGGCCCCTCTGTCCGCCCGAGCCACAGTCCTGATCCACGTCACCTCCGCCTCTTCGCCTCGCTGA
- a CDS encoding type II toxin-antitoxin system HicB family antitoxin has product MSESRPEISHYTYRVTWSLEDLEFVATCAEFPSLSWLASTQIEALQGLQEMLREVIADMAEEGEQIPEPLSERRYSGKFNLRVGESLHRELAIHAAEEGMSLNQYLLRKLSAA; this is encoded by the coding sequence ATGTCCGAGTCCCGTCCCGAGATCTCGCACTACACGTACCGCGTCACCTGGTCCCTCGAAGACCTGGAGTTCGTGGCCACCTGCGCCGAGTTCCCGTCTCTATCCTGGCTCGCCAGCACCCAGATCGAGGCGCTCCAAGGGCTCCAGGAGATGCTGCGCGAGGTGATCGCGGACATGGCGGAAGAGGGCGAGCAGATCCCCGAGCCGCTGTCCGAGCGCAGGTACTCGGGCAAGTTCAACCTGCGGGTCGGGGAGAGCCTGCACCGCGAGTTGGCCATCCACGCCGCCGAAGAAGGCATGAGCCTGAACCAGTACTTGCTGAGGAAGCTCAGCGCCGCCTGA
- a CDS encoding helicase-associated domain-containing protein, with the protein MTTSLADHLRALPDESLAALLQLRPDLVVPVPADVSALALRAQSRVSVARVLDGLDQFTLGILDAARLTRGPEGTTSTDQILAMATAGPHPPAPTAVRAAVDRLRARFLLYGPEHALCVAGGIDEVSPYPAGLGRPAAELDPRAAALCADPAKLRRTLLSAPPSARAVLDRLAAGPPVGTVAPGALEAPATGAEDVLPPDLVNGGAPTGSPIRWLVEHRLLVRMSGGRNGTVELPREVGLVLRRDSGPLGPLRTSPPVVSGPPREVKSVDSAGAGQTMEVVRHTEAMLEALTAEPAPVLRSGGVGVRDLRRLARGLGLDETTTALLFEVAYAAGLTGEMELTGAATTRYGGDQQILPTGGYEVWRAVSLAQRWEQLARAWMSMPRQAGLIGQRDDRDRPISVLSAEAERAGAPAARRAVLAVLADLPAGTAPTTDEVLELLDWRAPRRARGRETAHREVLAEAATLGVTGLGALTTYGRLLLAELTEADERGDDPLGLRSDAESGDASTTVRALDGLLPAPVDHVLVQADLTVVVPGPPDPALAAELDVVAEHESAGGASVHRVTTASIRRALDAGYTADDLHALFRRRSRTPVPQGLTYLVDDVARKHGGLRVGASGAYVRSDDEALLSEVQADRRLEPLAFRRLAPTVLVTPYQVNRMLTALRDAGYAPVPEDASGATVLTRPKTRRAPARTAIGRAVDPLATPKLPMPRLLGVVEQIRLREAAARAARRAPAVVRGGPAAASPAPVSGHGDALAVLQQAVRDKALVWVGYVDAHGATASRLVRPVSIGAGYLRAEDDRTEMLHTFALHRITAAVLEE; encoded by the coding sequence ATGACCACCTCACTCGCCGACCACCTGCGGGCCCTCCCCGACGAGTCGCTTGCCGCCCTGCTCCAGCTGCGGCCGGACCTCGTCGTGCCGGTGCCGGCCGACGTGTCCGCCCTCGCCCTGCGCGCCCAGTCCCGGGTCTCCGTGGCCCGGGTGCTCGACGGGCTGGACCAGTTCACCCTCGGAATCCTCGACGCCGCCCGGCTCACCCGTGGCCCCGAGGGCACCACCTCCACCGACCAGATCCTGGCCATGGCCACCGCCGGGCCGCACCCGCCCGCACCCACAGCGGTCCGCGCCGCCGTCGACCGCCTCCGGGCCCGGTTCCTGCTGTACGGCCCCGAGCACGCCCTGTGCGTGGCCGGTGGCATCGACGAGGTGTCCCCGTACCCGGCGGGGCTCGGCCGACCGGCGGCGGAGCTGGACCCGCGCGCGGCGGCCCTCTGCGCGGACCCGGCGAAGCTGCGGCGGACGCTGCTGTCCGCGCCGCCCTCGGCCCGGGCGGTCCTGGACCGGCTCGCCGCCGGGCCGCCGGTCGGGACCGTGGCGCCCGGGGCGCTGGAGGCCCCCGCCACCGGCGCCGAGGACGTGCTCCCGCCCGACCTGGTGAACGGCGGCGCGCCGACCGGCTCCCCGATCCGCTGGCTGGTCGAGCATCGGCTCCTGGTCCGGATGTCCGGCGGCCGCAACGGCACCGTCGAGCTGCCCCGCGAGGTGGGGCTGGTGCTGCGCCGCGACTCCGGTCCGCTCGGCCCGCTGCGCACCAGCCCGCCGGTGGTGTCCGGCCCGCCGCGCGAGGTCAAGTCCGTCGACTCGGCCGGTGCCGGGCAGACCATGGAGGTGGTCCGGCACACCGAGGCGATGCTGGAGGCGCTGACGGCCGAACCGGCCCCGGTGCTGCGTTCCGGCGGCGTCGGCGTTCGCGACCTGCGGCGGCTCGCCCGTGGCCTCGGGCTGGACGAGACGACCACCGCGCTGCTGTTCGAGGTGGCGTACGCGGCCGGGCTGACCGGGGAGATGGAGCTGACCGGCGCGGCCACCACCCGGTACGGCGGCGACCAGCAGATCCTGCCCACCGGCGGGTACGAGGTGTGGCGCGCGGTGTCGCTGGCCCAGCGCTGGGAGCAGCTCGCCCGCGCCTGGATGTCGATGCCCCGCCAGGCCGGCCTGATCGGGCAGCGCGACGACCGGGACCGGCCCATCTCGGTGCTCTCCGCCGAGGCGGAACGAGCCGGTGCGCCGGCCGCCCGTCGTGCGGTGCTCGCCGTGCTGGCCGACCTGCCGGCCGGCACCGCGCCGACCACCGACGAAGTGCTGGAACTGCTGGACTGGCGTGCGCCACGGCGGGCCCGGGGCCGGGAGACGGCGCACCGGGAGGTGCTCGCCGAGGCCGCCACGCTGGGCGTGACCGGGCTCGGCGCGCTCACCACGTACGGGCGGCTGCTGCTCGCCGAGCTGACCGAGGCCGACGAGCGCGGCGACGACCCCCTCGGGTTGCGCTCCGACGCCGAGTCGGGCGACGCCTCGACGACGGTACGGGCGCTGGACGGGCTGCTGCCCGCCCCGGTCGACCACGTGCTGGTGCAGGCCGACCTGACGGTGGTGGTGCCCGGCCCGCCCGACCCGGCGCTCGCCGCCGAACTGGACGTGGTGGCCGAGCACGAGTCGGCCGGCGGAGCCAGCGTGCACCGGGTCACCACGGCGAGCATCAGGCGGGCGCTGGACGCCGGCTACACCGCCGACGACCTGCACGCGCTGTTCCGCCGCCGGTCGCGTACCCCGGTGCCGCAGGGCCTGACCTACCTGGTCGACGACGTGGCCCGCAAGCACGGCGGGCTGCGCGTCGGCGCGTCCGGCGCGTACGTGCGCAGCGACGACGAGGCGCTGCTCAGCGAGGTGCAGGCGGACCGGCGACTGGAGCCGCTGGCGTTCCGCCGGCTCGCGCCGACGGTGCTGGTCACCCCGTACCAGGTCAACCGGATGCTCACCGCGTTGCGCGACGCCGGGTACGCCCCGGTGCCCGAGGACGCCAGTGGCGCGACAGTGCTGACGCGGCCGAAGACCCGGCGGGCGCCGGCCCGTACCGCGATCGGTCGTGCGGTCGACCCGCTCGCCACGCCGAAGCTGCCGATGCCCCGCCTGCTCGGCGTGGTGGAGCAGATCCGGCTGCGCGAGGCGGCGGCCCGGGCGGCCCGGCGCGCCCCGGCGGTGGTTCGCGGCGGCCCGGCGGCGGCCAGTCCGGCGCCCGTGTCCGGGCACGGCGACGCGCTGGCGGTGCTCCAGCAGGCGGTACGGGACAAGGCGCTGGTCTGGGTGGGCTACGTCGACGCGCACGGGGCGACCGCGTCCCGGCTGGTCCGGCCGGTGTCGATCGGTGCCGGCTACCTGCGCGCCGAGGACGACCGGACGGAGATGCTGCACACGTTCGCCCTGCACCGGATCACGGCGGCGGTGCTGGAGGAGTGA
- a CDS encoding haloacid dehalogenase-like hydrolase produces MPPLMVGFDLDMTLVDSRPGIAAAFRALTARTGVHVDGELAVSRLGPPLRTELAHWFPPERVEEAVTLYRELYPAYAITPTVPMPGAEAALRAVQARGGRTMVVTAKMGRLAKLHLDHLGLPVDELAGDVFAEQKAVALREHGATLYVGDHVADMAAARAAGIPGVAVATGPCSADELTEAGAYLVLDDLVEFPRALDRIIGLALEG; encoded by the coding sequence ATGCCTCCGCTGATGGTCGGCTTCGACCTCGACATGACACTGGTCGACTCCCGCCCGGGGATCGCCGCCGCGTTCCGGGCGCTCACCGCCCGCACGGGGGTGCACGTGGACGGGGAACTGGCCGTGTCGCGGCTGGGCCCGCCGCTGCGGACCGAGCTGGCGCACTGGTTCCCGCCGGAGCGCGTCGAGGAGGCGGTGACGCTCTACCGGGAGCTGTATCCGGCGTACGCGATCACCCCGACGGTGCCGATGCCGGGTGCGGAGGCCGCGCTGCGCGCGGTGCAGGCGCGCGGCGGCCGGACGATGGTGGTGACCGCGAAGATGGGCCGGCTGGCGAAGCTGCACCTGGACCACCTCGGGCTGCCCGTGGACGAGCTGGCCGGGGACGTGTTCGCGGAGCAGAAGGCGGTCGCGTTGCGCGAGCACGGCGCGACGCTCTACGTGGGCGATCACGTGGCCGACATGGCCGCCGCGCGAGCTGCGGGAATCCCAGGCGTGGCAGTGGCGACCGGCCCGTGCTCGGCCGACGAACTGACCGAGGCCGGGGCGTACCTGGTGCTTGATGATCTCGTCGAATTCCCGAGGGCGCTGGACCGGATCATCGGGCTAGCCTTGGAGGGGTAG
- a CDS encoding DUF4267 domain-containing protein: protein MLTPIAYGLAVVLSLFIVLIGARFLLAPRAAAGYGVPAAEGTGDPAYLTVKGVRDLTYGLVGLALIAFTSADAVAWFMLVVALAPLGDTVIVLRHGGSRAVAFGVHFATAVVVLVSAALLFAL from the coding sequence ATGCTCACCCCCATCGCCTACGGGCTCGCCGTCGTCCTCAGCCTGTTCATCGTCCTGATCGGCGCACGCTTCCTCCTGGCTCCCCGAGCCGCCGCCGGCTACGGCGTCCCGGCCGCGGAGGGGACAGGAGATCCGGCGTACCTCACGGTCAAGGGGGTGCGTGACCTCACCTACGGCCTGGTCGGCCTCGCCCTGATCGCCTTCACCAGCGCCGACGCCGTCGCCTGGTTCATGCTCGTCGTCGCGCTGGCGCCGCTGGGCGACACCGTCATCGTGCTGCGGCACGGTGGTTCCCGGGCGGTTGCCTTCGGCGTCCACTTCGCCACCGCCGTGGTCGTCCTCGTCAGCGCCGCCCTGCTGTTCGCGCTCTGA
- a CDS encoding DNA repair helicase XPB, with protein sequence MSGGPLIVQSDKTLLLEVDHPDAQACRMAIAPFAELERSPEHVHTYRLTPLGLWNARAAGHDAEGVVDSLIKYSRYPVPHGLLVDVAETMDRYGRLQLANDPVHGLVLRALDRVVLIEVAKSKKLAGMLGTKIDDDTIAVHPSERGRLKQALLKLGWPAEDLAGYVDGEAHPIELAESGKDGGKPWTLRSYQREAVEAFWAGGSGVVVLPCGAGKTLVGAAAMAEAKATTLILVTNTVAGRQWKRELIARTSLTEEEIGEYSGERKEIRPVTIATYQVLTSRRGGAFTHLDLFGARDWGLVVYDEVHLLPAPIFRFTADLQARRRLGLTATLVREDGREGDVFSLIGPKRYDAPWKDIEQQGWIAPAECTEVRVTLTDAERLAYATAEAEERYRMAATARTKLPVVRALVDRHPDEQVLVIGGFLDQLHQLGEYLDAPIVQGSTTNKERERLFDAFRSGSLRTLVLSKVGNFSIDLPEAAVAIQVSGTFGSRQEEAQRLGRVLRPKADGRQAHFYTVVSRDTIDTEYAAHRQRFLAEQGYAYTIVDADDVLGPPLPTVD encoded by the coding sequence GTGAGCGGTGGACCACTGATCGTGCAGTCGGACAAGACGCTGCTGCTGGAGGTGGATCACCCCGACGCGCAGGCGTGCCGGATGGCGATCGCGCCCTTCGCCGAGCTGGAACGCTCCCCCGAGCACGTGCACACGTACCGGCTCACGCCCCTGGGCCTGTGGAACGCGCGGGCTGCCGGCCACGACGCCGAGGGCGTGGTCGACTCGCTGATCAAGTACTCCCGCTACCCGGTGCCGCACGGGCTGCTCGTCGACGTCGCCGAGACGATGGACCGGTACGGCCGGCTCCAGCTCGCCAACGACCCGGTGCACGGCCTGGTGCTGCGCGCGCTGGACCGGGTGGTGCTGATCGAGGTGGCCAAGAGCAAGAAGCTCGCCGGCATGCTCGGCACCAAGATCGACGACGACACGATCGCGGTGCACCCGTCCGAGCGGGGCCGGCTCAAGCAGGCGCTGCTCAAGCTGGGCTGGCCGGCGGAAGACCTGGCCGGGTACGTGGACGGCGAGGCGCACCCGATCGAGCTGGCCGAGTCCGGTAAGGACGGCGGCAAGCCGTGGACGCTGCGGTCGTACCAGCGGGAAGCCGTCGAGGCGTTCTGGGCCGGCGGCTCCGGCGTGGTGGTGCTGCCCTGCGGGGCCGGCAAGACACTCGTCGGCGCGGCGGCGATGGCCGAGGCGAAGGCGACCACGCTGATCCTGGTCACCAACACGGTGGCCGGACGGCAGTGGAAGCGGGAGCTGATCGCCCGCACGTCGCTGACCGAGGAGGAGATCGGCGAGTACTCGGGCGAGCGCAAGGAGATCCGCCCGGTCACCATCGCCACGTACCAGGTGCTCACCTCGCGGCGCGGCGGCGCGTTCACCCACCTGGACCTGTTCGGCGCCCGCGACTGGGGCCTGGTCGTCTACGACGAGGTGCACCTGCTGCCCGCGCCGATCTTCCGCTTCACGGCGGACCTCCAGGCCCGCCGTCGGCTCGGCCTCACCGCGACTCTGGTACGCGAGGACGGCCGCGAGGGCGACGTGTTCAGCCTGATCGGCCCGAAGCGGTACGACGCGCCGTGGAAGGACATCGAGCAGCAGGGCTGGATCGCCCCGGCGGAGTGCACCGAGGTACGGGTGACGCTCACCGACGCCGAACGACTCGCGTACGCGACGGCGGAGGCCGAGGAGCGCTACCGGATGGCGGCCACCGCCCGCACGAAGCTGCCTGTGGTGCGCGCGCTGGTGGACCGGCACCCGGACGAGCAGGTCCTCGTCATCGGTGGGTTCCTCGACCAGCTGCACCAGCTCGGCGAATACCTGGACGCGCCGATCGTGCAGGGCTCCACCACGAACAAGGAACGCGAGCGGCTGTTCGACGCGTTCCGCTCCGGCTCGTTGCGGACGCTGGTGCTCTCGAAGGTCGGGAACTTCTCCATCGACCTGCCGGAGGCGGCGGTGGCGATCCAGGTGTCCGGCACGTTCGGCTCCCGGCAGGAGGAGGCGCAACGGCTCGGCCGGGTGCTGCGGCCGAAGGCCGACGGCCGGCAGGCGCACTTCTACACGGTGGTCTCCCGGGACACCATCGACACCGAGTACGCCGCGCACCGGCAGCGGTTCCTGGCCGAGCAGGGGTACGCGTACACCATCGTGGACGCCGACGACGTGCTCGGACCGCCGCTGCCCACTGTCGACTGA